The Gemmatimonadaceae bacterium genomic interval CCTCCGCAACGAGATCGGCGACTACGGAGTGCGGCAGCGCGTGCTGCCCGGCATCACCGGCTGGGCACAGGTAAACCTGAACTACGACCAGACCCTCGACGACGTCCGGCGGAAGCTCATGTTCGACCTCGAGTATCTGGAGCGCCGGTCTGCGGTGGAGGATACCCGCATCATGCTGTTGACGCTCCCGGTGATGCTGGGACGACGCGGGGCGCTGTAGCCGAAAGGTCCCGACCCGCCCGCTATCCGGTCACCGACGTTGGCTGACGCCGTGTGGGCTCCCAAGTTGCCGCGCGGCGCCCACTCAGCAGATGCAGCCACGCCTGGAGGCCCGCAGCCAGTCCGGCGGTGGTGAAGGCGATCATCGAGATGGCGCGCGGGACGGGGCGGCCCGCCGCCTCGCGCCGCCAGGTGGCGGCGGTGGCCAGCGCCCCGACCGCGGCGAACCCCAGGACGATTCGCGCGATGGCCGACTCACGCGCTGTGACCAGGGCAACGCCGACCACGGCCGCTACCGTCCAGGGCAACAGCCACCGGCACAGCTTGTGACTGGCCAGCATCCACGCAAACAGCCGGTATCGACGGATGTCGAGCAGCCCGCGTGCGTACCAGAGCGTGGCCAAGCCGCGCGCCATGGTCCGCACCTTGCGCCGGTACTCGCGGCGAAGGGACGTGCTCTGCGGCACGTAACAGATCGCCGCGGGCACCGAGACGGCCCGGAATCCGTGGCGTCGTGCCACCAAGGCGGCGGCGAAATCGCGGCTCAGGTGCTCCGGGAGCGCGTGACGATGCAGTTCGGCGCGAATGGCGTACAGGCATCCTGACGCGCCCACGATGCCGTCCACCCGTGTCTCCAGATCGCGAACCCACATCTCGTAGCCCACGTACGCCGACTCGCCGGGGCTGGTCGAGCCCTGGGCGCGTCCCGTGCTCACATCCCGTCCCGACGCCACGCCGACGGTCGGATCGGCCAGCGCCGCCACGAGATGCCGGACGGCAGCCGGATCCACACGTACTGACGCATCCGTGTTGACCACGATCTCCCCGCGCAGCGCGGTCCGCGCGGCGTTCTCGGCGGCCG includes:
- a CDS encoding glycosyltransferase translates to MLLITIGVWGYAYAGYPLLLMAAAARRPRPAPPSAPAELPLVTITVPAYNEVATIGDTIERLLGVDYPAHLRHIVVISDASTDGTDDVVQSYAERGVELLRMPRRSGKTAAENAARTALRGEIVVNTDASVRVDPAAVRHLVAALADPTVGVASGRDVSTGRAQGSTSPGESAYVGYEMWVRDLETRVDGIVGASGCLYAIRAELHRHALPEHLSRDFAAALVARRHGFRAVSVPAAICYVPQSTSLRREYRRKVRTMARGLATLWYARGLLDIRRYRLFAWMLASHKLCRWLLPWTVAAVVGVALVTARESAIARIVLGFAAVGALATAATWRREAAGRPVPRAISMIAFTTAGLAAGLQAWLHLLSGRRAATWEPTRRQPTSVTG